A portion of the Francisella uliginis genome contains these proteins:
- a CDS encoding DUF692 domain-containing protein, protein MTGKFQGIGLRSEHQSILSKQKVDGIDFLELSPENWMNLGGFKQDYLDRVANIYPIIAHGLSLSIGGFQPLNKRFLNEIRAFLDDYKIEVYSDHLCFSDDEKGYLYDLLPVPREKENISYICDRIDQVQEIIKRPLTLENISYYYQYDNDMSELDFINEILQRSGAKMLLDINNVYVNGHNHNYDAYEFIKGINKGSINYYHIAGHYKKDDFILDTHGKDVIQEVKELAKFAVEQHGWHPMLLERDHFVPKLDDLVNELNSITNIIEGKI, encoded by the coding sequence ATGACTGGTAAGTTTCAAGGTATTGGATTAAGATCTGAGCATCAATCAATATTATCAAAACAAAAAGTTGACGGAATTGATTTCTTAGAGCTTTCTCCAGAAAACTGGATGAATTTAGGAGGTTTTAAGCAAGACTACCTTGATAGAGTTGCCAATATTTATCCTATCATAGCTCATGGTTTGAGTTTATCAATTGGCGGTTTTCAACCACTTAATAAGAGATTTTTGAATGAAATCAGAGCATTTTTAGATGATTATAAGATAGAAGTTTATAGTGATCATTTATGTTTTTCTGATGATGAGAAAGGATATTTGTATGATCTTTTACCAGTGCCTAGAGAAAAGGAAAATATTTCTTATATTTGTGATCGTATAGATCAAGTTCAAGAGATTATAAAAAGACCCCTCACCTTAGAAAATATCTCATATTATTACCAATATGATAATGATATGAGTGAACTAGATTTTATTAATGAAATTTTACAAAGAAGTGGTGCGAAAATGCTTCTTGATATAAATAATGTTTATGTCAATGGACATAATCACAACTATGATGCTTATGAGTTTATAAAAGGCATAAATAAAGGCAGTATCAATTATTACCATATTGCAGGACATTATAAAAAAGATGATTTCATTTTAGATACTCATGGTAAAGATGTAATACAGGAGGTAAAAGAGCTTGCTAAGTTTGCAGTTGAGCAACATGGCTGGCATCCAATGTTACTTGAGAGAGATCATTTTGTACCTAAGCTTGATGACTTAGTGAATGAACTAAATAGCATAACAAATATTATAGAGGGAAAAATATGA
- a CDS encoding MBL fold metallo-hydrolase: MKKRAFNFVLASMCIFGVSQGVAQTNPQCLDKSFTLQLLGSGGPITDDARASAGELIWIDGKSKVLVDAGGGTYLRFGQSGARLEDLKSISMTHFHADHSADLPAILKGAYFSDRKEDLPLSGPTGSGLFPSATDFLQRVFGEDHGAFAYLHGILTGTDGFPFKLDPVTNVDYTKLGPTKILSNDEFTVWALGIPKGDVPTLAYKIVSKKGTIVVAGAGGSNEHDKFRDAFIKFAKNADILMMPMPIDENADAAGSFLHAKPSVIGQVAAAVNPKALVLSHFLGKGLLLKDESTKIVQKYYKGLVYEGRDLACFPVDGVK; this comes from the coding sequence ATGAAAAAAAGAGCTTTTAACTTTGTACTTGCTTCAATGTGTATTTTTGGAGTATCGCAAGGTGTCGCACAAACAAATCCACAATGCTTAGATAAATCTTTCACATTACAGCTTCTTGGTTCTGGAGGACCAATTACAGATGATGCTAGAGCATCTGCAGGTGAGTTGATATGGATTGATGGCAAATCTAAGGTTTTGGTTGATGCTGGTGGTGGCACATATCTTAGATTTGGTCAATCAGGTGCTCGATTAGAGGATTTAAAGTCAATCAGTATGACACACTTCCATGCAGATCATTCAGCAGATTTACCAGCAATATTAAAAGGAGCATACTTCTCTGATAGAAAAGAAGATTTACCTTTATCTGGCCCAACTGGTTCTGGCCTTTTCCCTAGTGCAACTGATTTCCTTCAAAGAGTATTTGGAGAAGATCATGGAGCTTTTGCATATTTACATGGAATACTTACAGGTACAGACGGTTTTCCTTTTAAACTTGATCCTGTAACAAATGTTGATTATACAAAGTTGGGACCAACGAAAATTCTTTCAAATGATGAATTTACTGTTTGGGCATTGGGAATTCCTAAAGGAGATGTTCCAACTTTAGCATATAAGATAGTATCTAAGAAAGGTACTATTGTTGTGGCTGGTGCAGGCGGTAGTAATGAGCATGATAAATTTAGAGATGCTTTTATTAAGTTTGCAAAAAATGCAGATATTCTAATGATGCCTATGCCAATTGATGAAAATGCAGATGCAGCGGGCAGTTTCTTACATGCTAAACCATCTGTAATTGGACAAGTTGCTGCTGCAGTTAATCCAAAAGCATTAGTTCTAAGTCATTTCTTAGGTAAGGGTTTATTACTTAAAGATGAGTCTACTAAGATTGTACAGAAATACTATAAAGGTCTTGTATATGAGGGTAGAGATTTAGCATGTTTTCCCGTTGATGGAGTTAAATAA
- a CDS encoding enoyl-ACP reductase FabI translates to MGFLAGKKIVVTGLLSNKSIAYGIAKALHREGAELAFTYVGQFKERVEKLSAEFEPAAVLPCDVTSDQEIKDLFVELGKVWDGLDGIIHSIAFAPRDQLGGDFVDTVTREGFSVAHDISAYSFAALAREGRAMMKGRNGSIVGLTYIGAEKAMPSYNTMGVAKASLEATMRYTALALGQDGINVNCVSAGPIKTLAASGISNFKKMLDYNASVSPLKKNVDIMEVGNTVAFLCSDMASGITGENIHVDAGYHSVLMGNVL, encoded by the coding sequence ATGGGTTTTCTAGCAGGAAAGAAAATAGTAGTAACTGGTCTTTTAAGTAATAAGTCAATTGCTTATGGTATTGCAAAAGCTCTACACAGGGAAGGTGCTGAACTAGCATTTACTTATGTTGGCCAATTCAAAGAAAGAGTTGAAAAGCTTAGTGCTGAGTTTGAGCCAGCAGCTGTTCTTCCTTGTGATGTTACATCTGATCAAGAAATTAAAGATTTATTTGTAGAGCTTGGAAAGGTTTGGGATGGTCTTGATGGTATTATCCATTCAATTGCATTTGCTCCACGTGATCAATTAGGTGGTGATTTCGTTGATACTGTAACTCGTGAAGGATTCTCAGTTGCTCATGATATAAGTGCTTACTCTTTTGCTGCTTTAGCTAGAGAAGGTCGTGCAATGATGAAAGGTAGAAATGGTTCTATCGTAGGTCTTACTTACATCGGTGCAGAAAAAGCTATGCCAAGTTATAATACAATGGGTGTTGCAAAAGCATCTCTAGAAGCTACTATGAGATATACAGCTCTTGCTTTAGGTCAAGATGGAATCAATGTGAACTGTGTATCGGCTGGACCAATTAAAACTCTTGCTGCTTCAGGTATTTCAAACTTCAAGAAGATGTTAGATTATAATGCATCAGTATCACCACTTAAGAAAAATGTTGATATTATGGAAGTTGGTAATACAGTAGCTTTCTTATGCTCAGATATGGCTTCGGGTATTACAGGTGAAAATATTCACGTAGATGCTGGTTATCATAGTGTATTAATGGGTAATGTTCTTTAA
- a CDS encoding TIGR00730 family Rossman fold protein, which yields MSRNNKKIVPTHNGEVTFDRAKETWNILKITSELVEGFERLDKLTPAISIFGSARLKKDNKYYLKTIEIAEKLSNHGFTIITGGGPGIMEAGNKGALEGSSSSVGLNITLPHEQKPNAYQDINLSYRYFFTRKAMFIKHSMAYIVMPGGFGTMDELFDIATLIQTEKKTYMPVILFGKDFWGGLVDWIKTTMLENGVVNKNDLKILHLVDTIDEAIEIIREYYQNSYHSKEHAHIVF from the coding sequence ATGAGTCGTAATAATAAGAAAATAGTCCCAACGCATAATGGTGAAGTAACTTTTGATCGCGCTAAAGAAACATGGAATATATTAAAAATAACCTCTGAGCTTGTTGAAGGTTTTGAACGCTTAGACAAGCTCACTCCAGCAATTAGTATATTTGGATCAGCAAGATTAAAAAAAGATAATAAGTACTATTTAAAAACTATCGAAATAGCAGAAAAATTATCTAATCATGGATTTACAATCATTACAGGTGGCGGACCTGGAATTATGGAAGCCGGTAACAAAGGAGCACTAGAAGGATCCTCTTCAAGTGTTGGCTTAAATATAACATTACCTCATGAACAAAAACCTAATGCATACCAAGATATTAATCTTAGTTATAGATATTTTTTTACTCGAAAAGCAATGTTTATTAAACACTCAATGGCTTACATTGTTATGCCTGGAGGTTTTGGTACCATGGATGAGTTATTTGATATAGCTACTTTGATACAGACTGAGAAAAAAACATACATGCCTGTTATACTTTTTGGTAAAGACTTTTGGGGCGGCTTAGTAGATTGGATTAAAACAACAATGTTAGAAAATGGTGTTGTTAATAAAAATGATCTGAAGATTTTACATCTTGTTGATACAATCGATGAGGCTATTGAAATTATTCGTGAATATTATCAGAACTCATACCACTCTAAAGAGCATGCTCATATAGTTTTTTAA